From a single Ailuropoda melanoleuca isolate Jingjing chromosome 12, ASM200744v2, whole genome shotgun sequence genomic region:
- the HSPBP1 gene encoding hsp70-binding protein 1 has product MADQGSGGSRLPLALPPASQGCSSGGGGSSAGNSGHPPPPRNLQGLLQMAITAGSEEPDPPPEPMSEERRQWLQEAMSAAFRGQREEVEQMKNCLRVLSQPIPSLAAEAELAADQQEREGALELLADLCENMDNAADFCQLSGMHLLVGRYLEAGPAGLRWRAAELIGTCSQNVAAIQEQVLGLGALRKLLRLLDRDACDLVRVKALFAISCLVREQEAGLLQFLRLDGFSVLMRAMQQQVQKLKVKSAFLLQNLLVGHPEHKGTLCSMGMVQQLVALIRTEHSPFHEHVLGALCSLVTDFPQGVRECREPDLGLEELLRHRCQLLQQHEEYQEELEFCEKLLQTCFSSPTDDSMDR; this is encoded by the exons ATGGCGGACCAAGGCTCGGGGGGCAGCCGCCTCCCTCTGGCgctgcccccagcctcccagggttGCTCATCAGGGGGCGGCGGCTCCTCGGCGGGGAACTCAGGCCATCCTCCGCCACCGCGAAACCTCCAAGGCCTGCTGCAGATGGCTATCACGGCGGGCTCGGAGGAACCAGACCCCCCTCCAGAACCCATGAGTGAGGAG AGGCGTCAGTGGCTGCAGGAGGCTATGTCAGCTGCCTTCCGGGGCCAGCGGGAGGAAGTCGAGCAGATGAAGAACTGCCTTCGAGTGCTGTCCCAGCCTATACCCTCCTTGGCTGCTGAGGCTGAACTGGCCGCCGACCAGCAGGAGCGCGAGGGGGCCCTGGAGCTGCTGGCCGACCTGTGTGAAAACATGGACAATGCTGCAG ACTTCTGCCAGCTGTCAGGCATGCACCTGCTGGTGGGCCGGTACCTGGAGGCAGGGCCTGCCGGGCTGCGGTGGCGGGCGGCGGAGCTCATCGGCACGTGCAGCCAGAACGTGGCGGCCATCCAGGAGCAGGTGCTGGGCCTGGGCGCTCTGCGCAAGTTGCTGCGGCTGCTGGACCGGGACGCCTGCGACTTGGTACGCGTGAAGGCCCTCTTCGCCATCTCCT GCCTGGTCCGGGAGCAGGAGGCCGGGCTGCTGCAGTTCCTTCGCCTGGATGGCTTCTCCGTCTTGATGCGGGCCATGCAGCAGCAGGTGCAAAAGCTCAAGGTCAAGTCGGCGTTCCTGTTGCAGAACCTGCTGGTGGGCCACCCCGAACACAAAG GGACCCTGTGCTCCATGGGGATGGTCCAGCAGCTGGTGGCCCTGATCCGGACAGAACACAGCCCCTTCCATGAGCATGTGCTTGGAGCCCTGTGCAG CCTGGTGACAGACTTCCCCCAGGGCGTGCGGGAGTGCCGGGAGCCCGATCTGGGCCTGGAGGAGCTGCTCCGCCACCGCTGTCAGCTGTTGCAGCAGCACGAGGAGTACCAG GAGGAGCTGGAGTTCTGCGAAAAGCTGCTACAGACCTGTTTCTCCAGCCCGACGGATGACAGCATGGATCGGTGA